One Thermococcus sp. M36 genomic window, AGAGAAGTTTTAAAATTTAACGCCCCACGAATGTTTAATAACAAAAGGGCCGGAAAACTTCAGAGGTTCATGACCTCCTCCTCTATGGACTCCTCCAGGGTCTTTTCCCACTCCTCAACGTCAAAGTCAACCAGTTCGCTTTCAAGATCCTCCTTAAGGCTTGCAACGCGCCTCTTCAGGGCATTTTTGGTCTCCTCGTCATAGACAACGTAGTAAGGGTTGCTCTTGGCGGAGTAATAGAGCATCATGAGGACTATGTTGAGAACCACCAGTATCACAATAGCCCCGTACAGGAGAACCTTGGCCATTACCTCTTCCCTCCGAACAGTGCTCTGAAGACCCTCTTTATCGGGCTTTCGGGCTCCGGCGCCTGCCACTTAATGCCAGCGAGCTTGGCCGCGAGCTGTTTGATGGCTATTGCCGCTGGACTGGTGGGGTTTTTGATGACGAGCGGTACACCGTAGGCACTTGCGCGCTTGACCTCGGGATCTTCAGGTATCATTGCGAGAACCGGAACCTCAAGGATGGCCTCAATCTCTTCCTGCGTGAGCTCGGTCTTCTCGTTGGTGACCCTGTTGAGGATAGCACCGAGCGGGAGAGTTCCCAGCTTCTCGGCTATGAGCTTGGTCTTCAGTGAGTCCGTAATGGCCGAGATTTCAGGGTTTGTGACGATTATAAGCTCCTTACCTATGAGGAGCGCCGTAACGGACGTCATTTCAAGACCAGCTGGAGCATCGATGAGGACGAAGTCGGCCATCTGGCCGATCTCCCTGATCAGCTGCCTGAGCCTCTCGGGCTTGGCCTTCTTGATCTTCTCAAGGCTCAATCCACCGGGGATCACCTTGACCCCGGCGGGGCCTTCGTAAATGGCGTCCTTGAGGTCTGCCTCACCGGCCAGGACGTCGTGGAGGGTTATTGGGATGTCCTCCATACCAAGAACCAGGCTGAGGTTTGCCATTGTTATGTCGGCATCCAGGAGAATGACCTCCTTTCCGAACTGAGCCAGGGCAACACCCAGATTGGCAACCGTTGTTGTTTTACCAGTTCCACCTTTTCCGGATGCAAAAACAATCGAACGACCCTCCAAAGTTAACACCCCCGGAATAAGCAGTACTCCCATGTCCGATTTTAGGGCACGGTATACTCTTTTGCAGTTGAGGTGTAGAGGTATAAAACTTTTACTCTTGTAAGTCAGCGGAAACAGAGAAAAAGAGAGATGTCAGAGCGCCGCTACTCCATCCTCTCCCGCGCTTCACGCTCAAGCTTCTCTGCGACCTCTTTTTCCAGTTTTAGCTTGGCAACTTCTGCAGTGCCGGCAAGGCTCCGGAAGAGCTTGAGCATCTCCATCGGCAACGGGAGGATTATAACGTTGCTCTTGTCGCCGGCGACATCGCTTATGGTCTGAAGCGTCCTGAGCTGGAGGGCCATCGGATGCTCGCTTATTATCTCCGCCGCCTCGCGGAGCTTCTCAGCGGCCTGCCTCTCGGCTTCAGCCAGGGTTATCCTGGCCCTCCTCTCACGCTCGGCCTCTGCCTGCCTGGCCATGGCCCTCTGCATGCCGCTCGGGAGCTCAACGTCCTTGATCTCAACTGTGCTGACCTTTATCCCCCACGGGTCGGTTGCCTCATCTATGATCTTCTGGAGCTGGAGGTTGAGCTTTTCACGCTCGCTGAGCAGCTCATCAAGGTGTGCCTGGCCGATAACGCTCCTGAGAGTTGTCTGCGCTATCTGGCTTGTGGCCATGATGTAGTTGGCTACCTGGGTTACTGCCTTTATCGGGTCTATCACCCTGAAATAGACAACGGCGTTGACCCTGACCGGGACGTTGTCCCTGGTGATGGTCTCCTGAACCGGGACGTCGAGAACCCTGGTACGAAGATCCACTATCACCGCCTTTTCGAATATCGGGATGATGAAGAACAGTCCCGGCCCCCTTGCACCGACGATCCTCCCCAGGCGGAAGATAACTGCCCTCTCGTACTCCTTGACTATCTTTATGGCGCTTGCAAGCAGTATCAAAACAAACAGCAAAACAATTCCCAAAACCACGGTGCCTGTCGTCACAACCATTTTCATACCTCCTTCCTTTTTCCGGCGGGTTCGACTATAAGGGTAAGCCCCCTAACTTCAACAACCCTGACCTCCTCCCCGACGGCCACGTGGGTCCCGTTCCTGCTCACGGCCTTCCACAGCTCCCCGTGCACCTTTATAACGCCCTCGGGGTTAAGCTCCTCAACGACCTTCCCTACCGTGCCGACGAGCTCTTCCCTCCCGGACTCAGGCTTTTTCTTCTGGGCCCTGACCACAGCGGCCATTCCGAACAGGAAGAACAGACCAAGGAGAACCGCCATAGCGATTATTGCAATCCTCAGAAGGGCGTAGGTCTCTCCTGCCACCAAGTATTCACCCCCGGTTCCGCTGAAGAGCATGATGCCTCCGATGATGAAGGTCACCACCCCCGCCACGGTGAACAGGCCAAAGGTCGGCGTTAGGGCCTCAGCTATGAAGAATATCATCGCAAGGACTATAAGAACAAGTCCTGCACTCTTGTATCCAAAGTACCCCAGCCCGATGAGGCCGAGGACGAGCATTATGGCGCCTATGGTTTCCGGTACATGCCAGCCAGGAGTCAGAAAGCCGAATATAAGCCCTATAAAGCCCAGGTTCAGCAGGAGATACGCGATGGTGGGATCGGTTATGTACTTGACGACCGTGTCCCGGAAGGAGGACTCGATGCTGACAATCCTCGCATCTTTGAGGTGAAGGACAACCCTCCCCTTCCCGTCCACGGGAATTTTTGTCTCCTTCCCGTCGGCCTTTTGGAGGAGGTCATTAACATCGGTCGCGATGACCTCTATAACCCCATACCTGAGCGCCTCGTCCGGGGTCACGCTCCTGTCTTCGGTTATAAACTCCTCGGCTAGGGTCTCGTTCCTGCCGCTCATCCTGGCCAGCTCGCGCAGGTACGCTATGTAGAAGTTGGTTATCTTTGGGGGGGCCTCAACTATGCTCCCGTTCTGGCCGTAGCCGAGTATCGGCCTGCAGGCGCCTATCACCGTTCCCGGGGACATCGCTATCAGGTGGGAGCCCAGGGCAATGTAAGTACCGGCAGATGCAGCCATCCCGCCGGAGGGGTAGACATAAATTATCACGGGGACACTGGAGCTCTGGATTCTTGTCACTATCTCCTGCATCGCATCTGCCCTACCCCCTGGCGTGTTCAGTTCGATTATGATTGCTTCGGCACCGTTCCTCTCGGCCTCACTGATGTACCTGTCGAACTGGTCAACCGTGTAGCCGGTTATCATGCCGTCTACCTTCGCGACATAGACCACCCTTTCCTGGCCGTGAACTACCGGCTGGAAAAACAGGACAAGGAGCAGAACAACTGCAACCAGCGCAACCCCGGACTTCATGACTACCGCCTAATACTAAATACCACCAATGGGTTTAAATCTTTTGCCTGTTTTCCAAAAGTGATTTATACATTTGGGGCCAATTTTTTAACATGAGTCTGAGGACCCTGGTAAAGCTCTACCGCGTGGCGAAAGGCAGGGATAAGGTCGAGAGGGCATGGAAGCTCGTGAGAGAGGCCGCTAGGTATTCCCACCATGAGCCCTACTGGGAGTTCCTCAAAAAGAACTTTGACGTCCGAGCCGAGGATATAAAGGACGCCCTCCGCTTCCTGGAAGAAAACGGAGAAGTTCAAATCAAACGCTCCATTGACGGTAAGAGGCTCTACGTCTCAACCCTAAAGGATATAAGGGAGAATCCCGTCAGGCTTGACCGATGGCTGGGATTGACCTGAAAAAGACAACCCATGAGATGGTTCGCAACGGCACGTGGAAGTTCGAGAACGGCATCTTCTACCAGGCGTTCCGGGACGGCATAGCCGGCTACGACGGAAGGAACTTCCTCTTTCCGGATTCCTGGTCAAGAACGGAGCGCAAAGAGGTCAGAGAAAAGCTCTCCTTCATCCTGGGCCTCGACACAGACCTCGACTCCTTCTACTCCGAGATAGGAGATTCCCGCTTTGCCTTCCTCATAGACGAGTTCTACGGCCTAACCGTCCCTGCCGCGCCGAGCCCGTACCAGGCTCTGGTTGAGGTGATAGCCCAGCAGCAGGTCAGCTTCGATTTCGCCCAGAGGACCATAGAGAACCTCGTGAGGCTGGCGGGAGAACCCTTGGGAGACATCTACGCCTTTCCCCGTCCTGAGAGAATAGCCACATTGAGTGATGAGGAGCTCAAAAAAGCGAAGCTCGGCTACCGCGCTGGCTACATAAAGAGCCTCACAGAGCTGTACCTCAAAGGAGAGCTCAACCTCGAGCTCTGGGAGTGGAACGTAGATGATGCGATAAAATATCTGACAAAGTTCAGGGGAATAGGAAGGTGGACGGCGGAGCTCTTCCTAGCCTACGGTTTGAGGAAGAACGTTTATCCGGCTGGAGACCTCGGGCTGAGGCGCGGGATAGCAAAGATTTTTGGGAAGAATGTAAAGGAAGTAAGGGAAAGGGATGTCAGGGAGCTAATAGATCCCTACGGAAAGTGGAAGGGACTTCTGGCATTTTACATCCTCTGCTACGACAGGAAGACCGAGATGGAGAGGAAGAAGAAATGAGCGAAATCATGATTATCCTGCCCAAGGAAAGGTTCAAAGCCCTCCGGGGCAAAGATATTGCCTCCATCCTCCACGAGAGCCTTCCGAAGATCGAGGAAACGCTGAAGGCGGAGCGTGAGGATCTCCTGAGGGAGAAGGTCTCCAAGCTTGAGGAGAAGCTCCGCGAGATGGAGAGGGAGATTGAAGAGCTTAAGGAGTTCTACGAGAAGGCTTTGAGGGACAAGGAGTTCATGATGGCCGAGCGCGACAGGCTCAGGGTGGAAAACGCTGAACTGAGGGAGAAGGTCGAGGAGAAAAGGAGAGAGCTTGAGAAAGTTCACGGATCGTGAACGAGATGAGGCTCATCATTAAGCCCGAAAAGGGCTTCGGAAAGATTGAAGTTGAGCTGGGCGAAGAACTATGGGGAGAACTCAAGCGCCTCAGTGAGAGGTATGGAGTTCCCGTTGAGCGGGTTATTGAGATAGCCCTGACCGGCGAGTTCCGTGAGCCGAAGGGAAACCTTGAGGAGCTTGAGAGGAAAGCTGGGGAGCTTGAGGAAAAAACATGGGAGCTTGAGAAAGAATACGCTCCGCTCCGCTTCAAGGCTTATGGCCTGAGCGAGGACAACAAGATACTCGCCATCGAGCTCTCGGGCCTAATAGCCGAGAACAGCCAGCTTAAGAGGTTTCTGAGAATGAAGCCCGAGCGCAACATCGAGCTGAGAAAGCTTATATCCTACTACCTCCAAGGTTGAACCGCGGATGATGACAGCGAATTGCGCGGATCGGTGAAGAGCAACGCTATCTGACGCCGTCCCGGGCGGGCCGTGACGACTCCAAGACGGGCTTAGCCGGTTTCCCGGCGATGACGTACCCTATGAGCGCCGAGCCCGTCCGGGGCGTGAATACGCGGGCATTTTTGTGGCTTTCTTTATACTGTCACCAAATCGAAAGTTTTTATACCCAAAGTTGTTTACGTATATTGGTGGTGTCTATGAGACGCAGGAAAATTGTCGC contains:
- a CDS encoding nodulation protein NfeD; this translates as MKSGVALVAVVLLLVLFFQPVVHGQERVVYVAKVDGMITGYTVDQFDRYISEAERNGAEAIIIELNTPGGRADAMQEIVTRIQSSSVPVIIYVYPSGGMAASAGTYIALGSHLIAMSPGTVIGACRPILGYGQNGSIVEAPPKITNFYIAYLRELARMSGRNETLAEEFITEDRSVTPDEALRYGVIEVIATDVNDLLQKADGKETKIPVDGKGRVVLHLKDARIVSIESSFRDTVVKYITDPTIAYLLLNLGFIGLIFGFLTPGWHVPETIGAIMLVLGLIGLGYFGYKSAGLVLIVLAMIFFIAEALTPTFGLFTVAGVVTFIIGGIMLFSGTGGEYLVAGETYALLRIAIIAMAVLLGLFFLFGMAAVVRAQKKKPESGREELVGTVGKVVEELNPEGVIKVHGELWKAVSRNGTHVAVGEEVRVVEVRGLTLIVEPAGKRKEV
- a CDS encoding DNA-3-methyladenine glycosylase codes for the protein MAGIDLKKTTHEMVRNGTWKFENGIFYQAFRDGIAGYDGRNFLFPDSWSRTERKEVREKLSFILGLDTDLDSFYSEIGDSRFAFLIDEFYGLTVPAAPSPYQALVEVIAQQQVSFDFAQRTIENLVRLAGEPLGDIYAFPRPERIATLSDEELKKAKLGYRAGYIKSLTELYLKGELNLELWEWNVDDAIKYLTKFRGIGRWTAELFLAYGLRKNVYPAGDLGLRRGIAKIFGKNVKEVRERDVRELIDPYGKWKGLLAFYILCYDRKTEMERKKK
- a CDS encoding slipin family protein produces the protein MVVTTGTVVLGIVLLFVLILLASAIKIVKEYERAVIFRLGRIVGARGPGLFFIIPIFEKAVIVDLRTRVLDVPVQETITRDNVPVRVNAVVYFRVIDPIKAVTQVANYIMATSQIAQTTLRSVIGQAHLDELLSEREKLNLQLQKIIDEATDPWGIKVSTVEIKDVELPSGMQRAMARQAEAERERRARITLAEAERQAAEKLREAAEIISEHPMALQLRTLQTISDVAGDKSNVIILPLPMEMLKLFRSLAGTAEVAKLKLEKEVAEKLEREARERME
- the minD gene encoding cell division ATPase MinD: MEGRSIVFASGKGGTGKTTTVANLGVALAQFGKEVILLDADITMANLSLVLGMEDIPITLHDVLAGEADLKDAIYEGPAGVKVIPGGLSLEKIKKAKPERLRQLIREIGQMADFVLIDAPAGLEMTSVTALLIGKELIIVTNPEISAITDSLKTKLIAEKLGTLPLGAILNRVTNEKTELTQEEIEAILEVPVLAMIPEDPEVKRASAYGVPLVIKNPTSPAAIAIKQLAAKLAGIKWQAPEPESPIKRVFRALFGGKR